A segment of the Streptomyces sp. NBC_00376 genome:
GGTGGCCCGATGATCGACCGCAGTGTCGTGGGGAGCGGTCCCGAACCCGTCACGGTGACCGTGGAACGCGGACGCCTTCAGTTCTTCGGCCGGGTCCTGGGGGCGGCCGACGGCGTGTTCGTCGATCCGGCCGCCGCGCGGGCCGCCGGGCACCCGGACCTGCCCGTACCGCCCACTTTCCTCTTCGGCCTCGATCTCGAAGCCGCTCCCGACCTGTTGAACGCGATCGGTGTCGACCTCTCCCGTGTCCTGCACGTGGAACAGGGGTTCACCTACCATCGCACGGTCCACGCGGGCGACCGGCTCACCTTCGCCCCGGTCATCACCGATGTGTACTCCCGGCAGGGCGGCGCGCTGGAGTTCGTCGTGCGCGACACCTCCGTCACCGACGCCGCGGGCGAACCTGTGGCCGAGCTGCACCAGGTGATCGCGGTCCGCCGCCCCGTGCCGGACAAGGAGTCCGCATGACGGGGTTCAGTCTGTCGACGGCCGAAGTCGGCACCGAGCTGCCGGAGTTGCCCGAGCAGCGGATCACCAGGACGCTGCTGGCCCTGTTCGCCGGCGCCTCCGGCGACCACAATCCGATCCATATCGACAGCGACGCCGCGCGTGCGGCCGGGCTGGACGACGTCATCGCCCACGGCATGCTGTCGATGGCCCTGCTCGGGCGGCTGCTCACCGAGTGGGTGCCGGTCGGGGACCTGCTCTCCTTCCGCGTCCGCTTCTCGGCCCCCGCCCCGGTGCACGGGCGACTGCGCTGCACCGGGGTGGTCAAGGCCGTCGAGGAGGCCGCCGGGCGCCACGGCGTCGAGCGCCGGGCCCGGCTCGGTGTGGCGGTCCGGATCGTCGACGGCCCGCTCGCCGTGCGGGGCGACGCGCTCGTCCGCCTCCCGGAGCGCCCCGGGGAGCCGGCATGAGCGAAACCCGCGCGGCCAAGGCCCTGCACACCCGGATCGCGCGGGA
Coding sequences within it:
- a CDS encoding MaoC family dehydratase N-terminal domain-containing protein; its protein translation is MIDRSVVGSGPEPVTVTVERGRLQFFGRVLGAADGVFVDPAAARAAGHPDLPVPPTFLFGLDLEAAPDLLNAIGVDLSRVLHVEQGFTYHRTVHAGDRLTFAPVITDVYSRQGGALEFVVRDTSVTDAAGEPVAELHQVIAVRRPVPDKESA
- a CDS encoding MaoC/PaaZ C-terminal domain-containing protein, encoding MTGFSLSTAEVGTELPELPEQRITRTLLALFAGASGDHNPIHIDSDAARAAGLDDVIAHGMLSMALLGRLLTEWVPVGDLLSFRVRFSAPAPVHGRLRCTGVVKAVEEAAGRHGVERRARLGVAVRIVDGPLAVRGDALVRLPERPGEPA